A window from Tenacibaculum singaporense encodes these proteins:
- a CDS encoding DNA/RNA non-specific endonuclease has translation MKRKLLFATFLLVFFNSVFAQQFPVSIIPRVKAPAPVNFYNYADDTSLNSPITVQIFLNDLTIPSRQIRLKTYFEGGNIRFSSKDFVVGAQDLFLEGGIPLTLRNTELAPYYRLENIQGISSSVYGQTIPEGSYNFCFEVYDYISGAKLSAKKCATVFIFKNEPPILNIPLTGSNIEPTDFENIIFQWTPRHINVSNVEYEFSIVEVWDNSVNPQTAFLSQLPIHQETTRRTTLIYGPDKPLLLPGRKYAWRVRAKALQGLEEIGLFKNQGYSEVFWFSRTVPCQVPEGISAEAKGTSKINVFWEQDPTVFSEYIIAYRENGKTNASWFTKRTNSSWATIWNLKPGTTYEYKVKGKCSYQFSDYSELQYVTTDLIQNEDANYNCGIVPDEIAISNRNPHAGLTIGDEVTAGDFKVIITEIQSQSNGRISGKGYVAIPYLKFAKFGVTFSNILINTANQLAEGEIVTLYDPEFGKGASADVDVDVDISDGINGDDGVKDDLVEVDFVIDEVKIDANGAIVVTGTNGEEAIIPGDDDISIKSANGDVWSVGEDGTVTKEEGAEGGAVADNTTNGIDEEGNVNAITAAGVTVVFQESGDYYFDALPENTSVTFEKEYKILEANGTKYKVPYKAISDIQGEDFITAKVTINDASISKDDIIFKTKDGAKVEVNWNNNSTEATLKLKRKFDYADEEIFAVVKSKENNEKYDIAGSLITTHLASKELEPINVTLIPVGDGVVINDALKEKTAEIYSKAGVRLNVQIGQSILPDEVYGWDKDGNKRLKVGDSSILSHYTDEQLMFNNYVKQQEYYTDKTYYVFVTNISITNANVSGFMPLKRQFGFVFTQNATTVTKQSRTLAHELGHGIFGLEHTWDEYQFGQGATNFLMDYGSGTVLNHLDWKKMHAPGVQLYWFQGDEDGEYIHTGIDYNALMSWLKVNKGKKEVEYNPNLFLTDSTISILGDKIPISVQFQIGNRKLKLWGSLSSEKGIVDVSNIERYLDLEINEKHTYTDKINYINGETHSRKDAIRLTIRDVKDYVEYSEYVGIGLNKNYILEKFNKEFEKAGEDCNKLDFLYEHAPNFVIDERKTEHWSDLISLASCSINEGGSDEEKAVIKLIDAIGRDNSQKLLDGLLTHKVDDKKLFKVLYEKIDNYGGEDNFTKFIQIVYKNWLQSNYANLETELFIPYNSQKTLGFYTDDFGVFFKTNEDEIFITSKYNSVSYKVVGSFGFYSKLNILNTGQTVEGLKIPSEEIPAFYLKAIKEVNQTANLETAFNLTFDAVTTVSGVGNLVKLRHLRHLSKGAKTVKYTVAGAEISAGVLNAMLTLSDCKTEFCNKLRTHLFWLEMGSLGLDIFTEQMIKKTAKEAYEKADETIDVNVREELARVAGVQVGIADKVKQLFRGNINLTGDKIGAVKGYINTNDNYIDIIVHSDNTGDNFSVIIELGGKTENITLTAAEFGQALTSIPSNKTIRLLSCNNSSSASEIAKVLDRDIIGSTGEMKIYSNNVIEADNWYVARSNGKVEDIDMSSATPSGDFIILKQKFVDNLSPEVITSLKKVLGNQYDEFIDMLTRSKLPGTWTIKNVEGKLTVIDRNGTVWAEISEGIIKAKIGGTGDGWNHLLNVDPPLMKNFRYEVDGGKFVFETDQFGRVSKAIMDPVEINKNIKRNEEFQARAKEVKDGSTVNVDDGGHIFRNEWGGPSEQINYFSQNASENRTGEWYKMEDKISKMLKSDTPPNVKIEMEFNFTGGSKRPDSIDVIVKVDGKIDTQLSRSYDNPL, from the coding sequence ATGAAAAGAAAGCTACTCTTTGCTACATTTTTATTAGTTTTTTTTAATAGTGTTTTTGCTCAACAGTTTCCAGTTAGCATTATTCCAAGAGTAAAAGCACCAGCACCAGTTAATTTTTATAATTATGCAGATGATACTAGTTTAAATAGCCCTATAACGGTTCAAATTTTTTTAAATGATTTAACTATACCAAGTCGTCAAATAAGATTAAAAACGTATTTCGAAGGAGGTAACATACGTTTTTCAAGTAAGGACTTTGTAGTTGGAGCACAAGACTTGTTTTTAGAAGGAGGAATACCCTTAACATTAAGAAATACAGAACTAGCACCATATTATAGACTTGAAAATATACAAGGAATAAGCTCTTCTGTTTATGGACAAACAATACCTGAAGGAAGTTATAATTTTTGTTTTGAGGTGTACGATTACATTTCAGGAGCAAAACTATCAGCAAAAAAATGTGCTACCGTATTTATATTTAAAAATGAACCACCAATATTAAATATTCCTTTAACAGGAAGTAATATTGAACCCACAGATTTTGAAAACATTATTTTTCAATGGACACCTCGTCATATCAATGTTAGCAATGTAGAGTATGAGTTTAGTATTGTTGAAGTTTGGGATAACTCAGTAAACCCTCAAACAGCATTTTTATCACAACTTCCTATTCATCAGGAAACAACTAGAAGAACAACCTTAATTTATGGGCCAGATAAGCCTTTACTATTACCTGGGAGAAAATATGCTTGGAGAGTAAGAGCCAAAGCGCTACAAGGCTTAGAAGAAATAGGATTGTTCAAAAACCAAGGATACAGTGAGGTTTTCTGGTTTTCAAGAACAGTACCGTGTCAGGTACCAGAAGGGATATCAGCAGAAGCTAAAGGAACTTCAAAAATCAATGTTTTCTGGGAACAAGACCCAACAGTTTTTTCAGAATATATCATAGCATATAGAGAAAATGGAAAGACGAATGCTAGTTGGTTTACTAAAAGAACAAACAGTAGTTGGGCAACTATATGGAACTTAAAACCTGGAACTACTTATGAATATAAAGTAAAGGGAAAATGTAGCTATCAGTTTAGTGACTATTCTGAATTACAATACGTAACAACAGATTTGATACAAAATGAAGATGCTAATTATAATTGTGGAATAGTTCCTGATGAAATTGCCATTTCTAATAGAAATCCACATGCAGGTTTAACTATAGGAGATGAGGTTACTGCAGGAGATTTTAAAGTGATTATAACAGAAATTCAAAGCCAATCTAATGGAAGAATTTCAGGAAAAGGTTATGTAGCTATTCCATATTTAAAGTTTGCTAAGTTCGGTGTAACTTTCTCAAATATTTTAATAAACACAGCTAATCAATTAGCAGAAGGAGAAATAGTAACGTTGTATGATCCAGAATTTGGCAAGGGAGCATCGGCTGATGTGGATGTAGATGTGGATATTTCTGATGGAATTAATGGAGACGATGGAGTTAAGGACGATTTAGTAGAAGTTGATTTTGTAATAGATGAAGTAAAAATAGATGCAAATGGAGCTATCGTCGTAACTGGAACAAATGGAGAAGAAGCCATCATACCGGGTGATGATGATATAAGTATAAAAAGCGCAAATGGAGATGTGTGGTCGGTAGGAGAAGATGGGACTGTTACAAAAGAAGAAGGAGCAGAAGGAGGAGCTGTTGCAGACAATACAACAAATGGTATTGATGAAGAAGGCAATGTAAATGCAATAACAGCAGCAGGGGTTACAGTTGTTTTTCAAGAATCTGGTGATTATTATTTTGATGCATTACCAGAAAATACTTCTGTAACTTTTGAAAAAGAATACAAAATTTTAGAAGCAAATGGTACAAAGTATAAAGTACCTTATAAAGCAATATCAGATATACAAGGCGAAGATTTTATTACAGCTAAAGTTACTATCAACGATGCTAGTATTTCAAAAGATGATATCATTTTTAAAACAAAGGATGGGGCAAAAGTAGAGGTTAACTGGAATAATAACAGTACAGAAGCAACATTAAAATTAAAAAGAAAGTTTGATTATGCAGATGAAGAGATTTTTGCGGTTGTAAAGTCTAAAGAGAATAATGAAAAATATGATATAGCAGGTAGTTTAATAACAACACACTTAGCATCTAAAGAATTAGAACCTATAAATGTAACCTTAATACCAGTAGGAGATGGTGTTGTAATTAACGATGCTTTAAAAGAAAAAACAGCAGAAATATATAGCAAAGCAGGGGTTCGATTAAATGTTCAAATAGGACAAAGTATTTTGCCAGATGAGGTGTATGGTTGGGATAAAGATGGAAACAAAAGATTAAAAGTAGGAGACAGTTCTATATTATCACATTATACGGATGAACAATTGATGTTTAATAACTATGTTAAACAACAAGAGTATTACACAGATAAAACATATTATGTTTTTGTTACGAATATATCTATAACTAACGCCAATGTATCAGGTTTTATGCCATTGAAAAGGCAGTTTGGTTTTGTGTTCACTCAAAATGCGACTACAGTAACAAAACAATCTAGAACCTTAGCACACGAATTAGGGCACGGAATTTTTGGATTAGAACATACTTGGGATGAGTACCAATTTGGACAAGGAGCTACTAACTTCTTAATGGATTATGGTAGCGGAACAGTTTTAAACCATTTAGATTGGAAAAAAATGCACGCTCCGGGTGTGCAATTGTATTGGTTCCAAGGAGATGAAGATGGAGAGTATATTCATACTGGTATAGACTACAATGCTTTAATGAGTTGGTTGAAAGTAAATAAAGGAAAAAAAGAAGTAGAGTATAACCCTAATCTTTTTCTTACAGATTCAACCATATCAATACTAGGAGATAAAATACCAATATCAGTTCAATTTCAAATAGGAAATCGTAAACTGAAATTATGGGGTAGCTTATCTTCAGAAAAAGGAATTGTAGATGTCTCTAATATTGAAAGGTATTTAGATTTAGAAATAAATGAAAAGCATACTTATACAGATAAAATTAATTATATAAATGGAGAAACACATTCTAGAAAAGATGCGATTCGTTTAACTATTAGAGATGTTAAGGATTATGTAGAGTATTCAGAGTATGTAGGTATTGGGTTAAATAAGAACTACATATTAGAAAAGTTTAATAAGGAATTTGAAAAAGCCGGAGAAGATTGTAATAAACTAGATTTTTTATATGAACATGCACCTAATTTTGTAATTGACGAAAGAAAAACAGAACACTGGAGTGATCTTATATCACTCGCTTCTTGCTCAATTAATGAAGGTGGATCAGATGAAGAAAAAGCAGTAATAAAATTAATAGATGCTATAGGTAGAGACAATTCTCAAAAACTTTTAGATGGATTGCTAACTCATAAAGTAGATGACAAGAAGTTGTTCAAAGTGCTTTATGAGAAAATTGATAACTACGGAGGAGAAGACAATTTCACCAAATTTATTCAAATAGTTTATAAAAATTGGTTACAGAGTAATTATGCTAATCTTGAAACAGAGCTGTTTATTCCGTATAATTCTCAGAAAACATTAGGCTTTTATACCGATGATTTTGGTGTTTTTTTTAAAACTAATGAAGATGAGATTTTTATCACCTCAAAGTATAATAGTGTAAGTTATAAGGTAGTAGGGTCATTTGGTTTTTATAGTAAGTTAAATATCCTTAATACAGGACAAACAGTAGAAGGTTTGAAAATTCCTTCAGAAGAAATCCCTGCATTTTACTTAAAAGCTATAAAAGAAGTAAATCAAACAGCTAATTTAGAAACAGCATTTAATCTAACCTTTGATGCAGTAACGACTGTTTCTGGTGTAGGGAATTTAGTTAAACTTAGACATTTAAGGCATTTATCTAAAGGAGCAAAAACGGTTAAATATACAGTTGCAGGGGCAGAGATATCAGCGGGAGTTTTAAATGCAATGCTCACGTTGTCTGATTGTAAAACAGAGTTTTGTAATAAATTAAGAACACATTTGTTCTGGTTAGAAATGGGGTCTTTAGGATTAGACATTTTTACTGAACAAATGATAAAGAAAACAGCTAAAGAAGCCTACGAAAAAGCTGATGAAACAATTGATGTTAATGTTAGAGAGGAGTTGGCAAGAGTGGCTGGAGTTCAGGTAGGTATTGCAGATAAAGTTAAACAGCTCTTCAGAGGTAATATTAATTTAACAGGAGATAAAATTGGAGCTGTAAAAGGATATATTAATACCAATGATAATTATATTGATATAATTGTACATTCAGATAATACGGGAGATAACTTTTCAGTGATTATTGAGTTAGGTGGAAAGACAGAAAATATAACACTTACTGCAGCTGAATTTGGTCAAGCACTTACATCAATACCATCTAATAAAACTATTCGATTACTAAGCTGTAATAACTCATCTAGTGCTAGTGAGATAGCTAAAGTATTAGATAGAGATATAATTGGATCAACAGGAGAAATGAAAATTTACAGTAATAATGTAATAGAAGCAGATAATTGGTATGTAGCAAGATCAAATGGAAAGGTAGAAGATATTGACATGAGCTCTGCAACTCCATCAGGAGATTTTATAATTCTAAAACAAAAGTTTGTTGATAATTTGTCACCTGAGGTGATAACCAGTTTAAAGAAGGTTCTTGGAAATCAGTATGATGAGTTTATTGATATGCTAACAAGAAGTAAGTTACCAGGTACATGGACAATCAAGAACGTAGAGGGAAAGCTTACTGTTATAGATAGGAATGGTACAGTTTGGGCGGAAATTTCTGAAGGAATTATTAAAGCTAAAATAGGAGGAACAGGTGATGGATGGAATCATTTATTAAATGTAGATCCTCCTCTAATGAAAAATTTCAGGTATGAAGTTGATGGGGGAAAATTTGTGTTTGAAACAGATCAGTTTGGAAGGGTTTCAAAAGCTATTATGGATCCTGTAGAAATTAATAAAAATATTAAAAGGAATGAAGAGTTTCAAGCAAGAGCAAAAGAGGTAAAAGACGGATCAACAGTAAATGTAGATGATGGTGGTCATATATTTAGAAATGAATGGGGAGGACCAAGTGAACAGATTAATTATTTCTCTCAAAATGCCTCTGAAAATAGAACTGGTGAATGGTATAAAATGGAGGATAAAATTTCGAAAATGTTAAAGTCAGATACCCCGCCTAATGTTAAAATAGAAATGGAATTTAATTTTACTGGAGGTTCTAAAAGACCTGACTCTATTGATGTAATTGTCAAAGTTGATGGAAAAATAGATACACAGTTATCTAGAAGTTACGATAACCCTCTCTAA
- a CDS encoding TonB-dependent receptor has protein sequence MNSKKNTLLLFLLSPLFIFSQNLDKIGKSPLFKVTGGVGVNTVYYNGNSNREPFTYFLSGNVNLNVSDIYNIPVSFSYSNSKFQANTPFTFNRLSIHPSYKWVTAHVGDVNMSFSPYTLNGHQFTGVGFDLSPKDKLKISLMYGRLLKEREFSEDNLNGEANYKRIGYGIKASYKFDKLTAGVIFFRAKDDIESLNNPIPIEKDVLPKDNTVISFNTELDFFKDLKLKGEVALSALTEDTRVEGESNHFASFLLSSNPTTQYYKAYNLNFVYKVGRGAIGLGYELIDPNYRTLGGYFFNNDLENLTVNASQTIFKDKLSINLNAGLQNDDIDNTKATRLSRLVSSINLGYNASEKLNVSAGYSNFQSYTNIKNQFDFINGVSQIEEELDQDNISQISQNANVNVNYTLEETPSTRQNLNFSLSFQDAVNKIGDEVREEDTSSFYNFTGAYTIGYPDSDLMISGAINASYSELGITDENLIFGPTISATKGFLEKKLKLNGSLSYNESIINGDREGQVTNLRTGARYVYHKRHNFNLNGLLQLRSSTNISNNSITVTFGYTYDFGIFNSKNIKFKRKPKAKKEKKVKKIKKPIRFIYKDSLYEGTIPEISFRIKELIESKSFNDVPKKISKKLQDERIQIAKEKSNRVYKIKAIQLLDDIYKSKEYLKDYNELIYQALIGVYKSAVYLDYPTEQDYLKNKKEIRKHVLWYKTLKERATYPETLQIEFNKMNQVLRRSHKKLLVHRWIVSKIEEYETLKRVKEDTGVLRKFREANASKIYKMFKMSEKKKKIKLYLQGLVIEFLAKESEKHIDESQYELKYMD, from the coding sequence TTGAATAGTAAAAAAAATACACTACTACTTTTTTTGTTGTCCCCTCTTTTTATCTTCAGTCAAAATTTAGATAAGATAGGCAAGTCGCCATTATTTAAAGTAACAGGAGGAGTTGGGGTAAACACAGTATATTATAACGGAAATTCTAATAGAGAACCTTTTACTTATTTTTTATCAGGAAATGTCAATTTAAATGTTAGTGACATTTATAATATTCCAGTTTCTTTTTCATATTCAAATAGTAAGTTTCAAGCTAACACACCATTTACTTTTAATAGGTTAAGTATTCATCCAAGCTATAAGTGGGTAACAGCACATGTTGGAGATGTAAATATGAGCTTTTCACCTTATACATTAAACGGACATCAATTTACTGGTGTCGGTTTTGATTTGTCTCCTAAAGATAAATTAAAAATAAGTTTAATGTATGGTAGGTTATTAAAAGAAAGAGAGTTTAGTGAAGATAATTTAAATGGAGAAGCTAATTACAAACGAATTGGATATGGAATTAAAGCTTCTTATAAGTTTGATAAGTTAACAGCAGGAGTTATTTTTTTTAGAGCAAAAGATGATATAGAGTCATTAAATAACCCAATTCCAATAGAAAAAGATGTACTGCCTAAAGATAATACAGTAATAAGCTTTAATACAGAACTAGATTTTTTTAAAGACTTAAAGTTAAAGGGAGAAGTAGCTTTATCAGCATTAACAGAAGATACAAGGGTTGAAGGAGAAAGCAATCATTTTGCCTCTTTTTTGTTATCAAGTAATCCAACAACTCAATATTATAAAGCATATAATTTAAACTTTGTTTATAAAGTAGGAAGGGGAGCAATTGGATTAGGGTATGAGTTAATTGACCCTAATTATAGAACTTTAGGAGGGTATTTTTTTAATAATGATTTAGAAAACTTAACTGTAAACGCTTCTCAAACCATTTTTAAAGATAAGTTATCTATAAACTTAAACGCAGGTTTACAAAATGACGATATAGACAATACAAAAGCTACACGGTTAAGTAGATTGGTTAGTTCCATAAACTTAGGGTATAATGCAAGTGAAAAATTAAATGTTAGTGCGGGGTATTCTAATTTTCAATCTTATACTAATATTAAAAACCAATTCGACTTTATAAATGGTGTATCTCAAATAGAGGAAGAGCTGGACCAAGATAATATAAGTCAGATTTCACAAAATGCAAATGTGAATGTAAATTATACTTTAGAAGAAACTCCAAGTACTAGACAAAATTTAAACTTTAGTTTGTCTTTTCAAGATGCTGTAAACAAAATAGGCGATGAAGTTAGAGAAGAAGATACATCTTCGTTTTATAATTTTACAGGAGCATATACTATTGGGTACCCTGATTCAGATTTAATGATTTCAGGAGCTATCAATGCTAGTTATAGTGAGTTAGGAATAACAGATGAGAACCTAATTTTTGGACCTACAATTTCTGCAACTAAAGGGTTTTTAGAAAAAAAACTAAAGTTAAATGGCTCGTTAAGTTATAACGAAAGCATTATTAATGGAGATAGAGAAGGTCAAGTAACTAATTTAAGGACAGGAGCAAGATATGTATACCATAAAAGGCATAATTTTAATTTAAATGGACTTCTTCAATTAAGAAGCTCAACTAATATTTCGAATAATAGTATTACCGTAACATTTGGATACACATATGATTTTGGAATTTTTAATTCTAAAAATATCAAGTTTAAAAGAAAACCAAAGGCAAAAAAAGAGAAAAAAGTAAAGAAGATTAAAAAGCCTATTAGATTTATTTACAAAGACTCTTTATACGAAGGAACAATTCCTGAAATAAGCTTTAGGATTAAAGAATTGATAGAATCAAAAAGTTTTAACGACGTACCCAAAAAGATAAGTAAGAAGTTACAGGATGAGAGAATACAAATTGCTAAAGAAAAAAGTAATAGAGTTTATAAGATAAAAGCGATTCAATTACTTGATGATATATATAAGTCTAAAGAATATTTAAAAGATTATAATGAGTTAATATATCAAGCTTTAATAGGTGTTTATAAAAGTGCTGTGTATTTGGATTATCCTACAGAACAAGATTACTTGAAAAATAAAAAAGAAATAAGAAAGCATGTTTTATGGTATAAAACATTAAAAGAAAGAGCAACTTACCCAGAAACATTACAAATTGAATTTAACAAAATGAATCAAGTACTGAGAAGGTCTCATAAAAAATTACTTGTTCACAGGTGGATTGTTTCAAAAATAGAAGAATATGAAACTTTAAAGAGGGTAAAAGAAGATACAGGTGTACTCAGAAAATTTAGAGAAGCAAATGCATCTAAAATTTATAAGATGTTTAAAATGAGTGAGAAAAAAAAGAAAATAAAATTATATTTGCAAGGACTCGTAATAGAGTTTTTAGCGAAAGAATCAGAAAAACATATTGATGAGAGTCAATATGAATTAAAATATATGGACTAA